A single genomic interval of Methylobacterium bullatum harbors:
- the yfcG_1 gene encoding Disulfide-bond oxidoreductase YfcG: MKLFHMALSGHAHRARLFLSLVGAECEIVEVDLAAGAHRTPDFLALNPFGQVPVLVDGDVVVPDSNAILVYLAKKLGRTDWLPEDALAAARVQRWLSVAAGPIAFGPAAARLITVFGARFDAGEVIARAHQVLGRIEAELAGRAWIAADHPTIADVALYSYVAAAPEGNVDLASYAEIRAWLGRIEALPGFVAFPMTAAGLRAA, from the coding sequence ATGAAGCTGTTCCACATGGCCCTGTCCGGGCATGCGCACCGGGCGCGTCTGTTCCTCTCCCTGGTGGGTGCGGAGTGCGAGATCGTCGAGGTCGACCTCGCCGCCGGCGCGCACAGGACGCCGGACTTCCTCGCCCTGAATCCCTTCGGACAGGTGCCGGTGCTCGTCGATGGCGACGTGGTGGTTCCGGATTCGAATGCCATCCTGGTCTACCTGGCGAAAAAGCTCGGGCGCACGGATTGGCTGCCTGAGGATGCCCTCGCGGCGGCGCGGGTGCAGCGCTGGCTCTCGGTGGCGGCCGGACCCATCGCCTTCGGCCCCGCCGCCGCCCGGCTGATCACCGTCTTCGGCGCTCGCTTCGACGCCGGCGAGGTGATCGCCCGCGCCCATCAGGTCCTCGGCCGCATCGAGGCGGAACTCGCCGGTCGCGCCTGGATCGCCGCCGACCACCCGACCATCGCGGACGTGGCCCTCTACAGCTACGTCGCCGCAGCCCCCGAGGGGAATGTCGATCTCGCCTCCTATGCCGAGATCCGAGCCTGGCTCGGCCGCATCGAGGCGCTGCCCGGCTTCGTGGCCTTTCCGATGACGGCAGCCGGCCTGCGCGCGGCCTGA
- the dmlR_4 gene encoding HTH-type transcriptional regulator DmlR, whose product MDRWQAMRVFVRVAENGGFAAAARQLNMSPPAVTRAVAALENRIGTRLLTRTTRSLMLTEAGGRYLEDCRRILADMEEAEALAAGAYATPSGTLTITAPVQFGRLYVLPAVTEFLARYPAVGVRALFLDRVVNLIEEGADVGIRIGHLADSGLVAVRVGTVRRVLCAAPDYLDRHGTPQSMGDLHRHATIGSTAMGLPFERHSPAEGPTRGATRCRLICNTIDAVLAAALAGQGIASLLSYQVAPSVAEGRLRLVLDDPEAVPLPVHIVSLEGRRAPAKVRAFIDLAAARLQADPMVNPGRA is encoded by the coding sequence ATGGATCGGTGGCAGGCGATGCGGGTCTTCGTGCGGGTGGCGGAAAACGGGGGGTTCGCTGCTGCGGCGCGCCAACTCAACATGAGCCCGCCCGCCGTGACCCGTGCGGTGGCCGCCCTGGAGAACCGGATCGGAACCCGTCTTCTGACGCGGACCACGCGCTCGCTGATGCTCACCGAGGCGGGCGGACGCTATCTGGAGGATTGCCGCCGCATCCTCGCGGACATGGAAGAAGCGGAAGCACTCGCGGCCGGCGCCTATGCGACACCTTCCGGAACCTTGACGATCACCGCTCCGGTGCAATTCGGCCGGCTTTATGTCTTGCCTGCCGTCACCGAATTTCTTGCGCGCTACCCGGCCGTCGGCGTGCGCGCGCTGTTCCTCGACAGGGTGGTCAACCTGATCGAGGAGGGCGCCGATGTGGGAATCCGCATCGGTCATCTGGCCGATTCCGGGCTCGTCGCGGTTCGGGTCGGCACCGTCCGACGGGTTCTCTGCGCCGCGCCGGACTATCTCGACCGGCACGGAACACCGCAATCGATGGGGGATTTGCACCGCCACGCGACCATCGGTTCGACCGCCATGGGACTGCCCTTCGAGCGCCATTCCCCGGCCGAAGGGCCGACGCGTGGCGCCACGCGATGCCGGTTGATCTGCAACACGATCGACGCGGTCCTGGCGGCCGCCCTCGCCGGCCAGGGGATCGCATCTCTGCTGTCCTATCAGGTGGCGCCGTCGGTCGCCGAAGGCCGGCTCAGGCTGGTCCTCGACGATCCGGAGGCGGTGCCGCTCCCGGTCCATATCGTGAGCCTGGAGGGAAGGCGCGCGCCGGCCAAGGTGCGCGCCTTCATCGATCTGGCGGCGGCGAGGCTCCAGGCCGACCCGATGGTCAATCCCGGCCGTGCCTGA